The following proteins come from a genomic window of Winogradskyella sp. PC-19:
- a CDS encoding TonB-dependent receptor, with translation MRQITILFILLLTAFSQAQETGSVSGKLIDKEYNNEPLPFANVLIKGTTTGVTSDIDGLYKIENLNPGTYTFQFSFVGYETIEKQVEVIAGQDTKLDVIMFASAASLDEVVIKTTAKKETEAALLLDQKKATEIKQSIGSQELSRKGVSDAAGAVAKISGVSKQEGSSNVYVRGLGDRYLNTTLNGLSLPSNDVNKKNIDLDLFSSDIIENVSISKAYSSKFFGDFSAGNVDVTSKDYKGNGFFDFYVGSSVNSNSIDKSFVKSEGTSYFGYYNRYDNNPFAVILSHGFDPANAATPIDINFGGSFGKSFDFENGSRLSFYGTGSFENGFEYRRGSNVDYTNVEKKAFEDAEEFEYSTKTTGMVSANYKLDNTHSFKFNSLFINSSSDRVGYFGIDGSGRNRDAILDTDQGFYQMNVQFNQNLIYVNQLLGRHRFEEWDIDWGFGYNVVNAHEPDRKRISIENYQFALDNDTSTNPSFYSNVVFDNQRYFQDINDEEYNSRFNVSYEPSETFKLNFGFSGRAKERNFENIRFGYDITNPNTPVSDVNNFNSIFTLNNLTLNPGSGGLYDIQVINPIPGQSNTNRPGLPENTYNGNLDIFASYANAEIKSKDEKWLIVPGVRFELIDQEIAYDVINLGQLGNSSVEAEETVFLPSLSIKYAINDDQNLRFSASQTISLPEFKEVAPFVYESISQRIGGNPDLLGRQSGSNIQYTNVNDASYSEILNFDLKYEWFMSKSEIISIGGFYKRISDPVNQVVAFDATGTQRFFRTGEKAEVFGIEAEIRKNILVDEDDNSKLAVGLNATYMYTNQDLYNSIIGTYSVSFNTDEEELQGASPFLINADVSYSPTIGNFKPSANLVFSYFADRIDALGSGQLGNVIEKGIPTLDFILKGKLTENLELSVGIQNLLNPTVQYLREGTSIGDVLVTSPNGKDVTDYKRGINSGFSLKYKF, from the coding sequence ATGAGACAAATTACAATACTATTTATTTTATTATTAACTGCATTTTCACAAGCTCAAGAAACTGGTTCGGTTTCGGGTAAGTTAATCGACAAAGAATATAATAATGAGCCGTTACCGTTTGCTAATGTTTTAATAAAAGGAACAACAACAGGTGTTACTTCTGATATTGACGGCTTATACAAAATCGAAAATCTTAACCCAGGTACTTACACCTTCCAATTTAGTTTTGTAGGATATGAAACTATTGAAAAACAAGTTGAAGTTATTGCTGGACAAGACACTAAGTTAGATGTTATCATGTTTGCAAGTGCAGCTTCATTAGACGAAGTTGTTATCAAAACAACAGCAAAAAAAGAAACTGAAGCCGCTTTGTTATTGGATCAGAAGAAAGCAACAGAAATAAAACAAAGTATTGGCTCTCAAGAATTATCTAGAAAAGGTGTTAGCGATGCAGCTGGTGCCGTTGCAAAAATTTCAGGTGTATCCAAACAAGAAGGTTCAAGTAATGTATATGTTAGAGGTTTAGGTGATAGATACCTAAATACAACATTAAACGGCCTTTCTTTACCGTCAAATGATGTAAACAAAAAGAATATTGATTTAGATCTTTTCTCTTCTGATATCATTGAAAATGTTTCGATTAGTAAAGCATATTCTTCAAAATTTTTCGGAGACTTTTCTGCTGGTAACGTAGATGTAACATCAAAAGATTACAAAGGAAATGGTTTCTTTGATTTTTATGTAGGTTCTTCTGTAAACTCTAACTCAATTGATAAATCCTTTGTTAAGAGCGAAGGCACAAGCTATTTTGGTTATTACAATAGATATGACAATAACCCATTTGCCGTTATTTTATCTCATGGTTTTGATCCAGCAAACGCAGCTACACCAATAGATATTAATTTTGGGGGTTCTTTTGGCAAATCATTTGATTTTGAAAATGGATCTAGACTTAGTTTTTATGGGACAGGTTCTTTCGAAAATGGGTTTGAATATCGTAGAGGTTCTAACGTAGATTATACAAATGTTGAAAAGAAAGCATTTGAAGATGCTGAAGAGTTTGAGTACTCTACAAAAACTACAGGTATGGTATCGGCTAATTATAAGCTTGATAATACACACTCTTTCAAATTTAACTCTCTTTTTATAAACAGTTCTTCAGATAGAGTAGGTTATTTTGGTATTGATGGTAGTGGTAGAAACCGTGATGCAATTTTAGATACTGACCAAGGTTTCTATCAAATGAATGTTCAGTTTAACCAAAACTTAATTTACGTCAACCAATTATTAGGCCGACATAGATTTGAAGAATGGGATATTGATTGGGGATTTGGCTACAACGTTGTTAATGCACACGAACCAGACCGTAAACGTATAAGTATAGAAAATTATCAGTTTGCTTTGGATAATGATACTTCTACAAATCCATCTTTTTACAGTAATGTTGTTTTTGACAACCAACGTTATTTCCAAGATATCAACGATGAAGAATATAATAGTCGTTTTAATGTATCCTATGAGCCTAGCGAAACCTTTAAATTAAATTTTGGTTTTAGCGGTAGAGCTAAAGAGCGTAATTTTGAAAACATAAGATTTGGTTATGATATCACTAACCCAAACACACCGGTAAGTGATGTTAATAATTTCAACTCTATATTTACTTTAAATAACTTAACCCTAAATCCTGGCTCTGGCGGCTTGTATGATATACAAGTTATTAATCCAATTCCTGGCCAAAGTAACACTAACAGACCTGGTTTACCAGAAAACACCTATAACGGTAACTTGGATATTTTTGCTTCATATGCCAATGCAGAAATTAAATCAAAAGATGAAAAATGGTTAATTGTTCCTGGTGTACGTTTTGAATTAATAGATCAAGAAATTGCCTACGACGTAATAAACTTAGGTCAATTAGGTAATAGTTCTGTTGAAGCTGAAGAAACTGTATTCTTACCTAGTTTAAGTATAAAATATGCAATAAACGATGACCAGAACTTACGATTCTCGGCAAGTCAAACAATATCTCTTCCTGAATTTAAAGAAGTTGCTCCATTTGTTTACGAAAGTATTTCCCAAAGAATTGGTGGTAACCCAGATTTATTAGGTCGTCAATCAGGTAGTAATATTCAATATACTAATGTAAATGATGCTTCATATTCTGAAATTTTAAATTTTGATTTAAAGTATGAGTGGTTTATGAGTAAATCTGAAATCATTTCTATAGGTGGTTTCTATAAAAGAATCAGTGACCCTGTCAATCAAGTAGTTGCTTTTGATGCAACAGGAACACAGCGTTTCTTTAGAACCGGTGAAAAAGCTGAAGTATTTGGAATAGAAGCTGAAATAAGAAAAAATATATTAGTAGATGAAGATGATAACTCAAAATTAGCTGTAGGTCTTAACGCAACTTATATGTACACAAATCAAGACTTATATAACTCTATTATTGGTACATATAGTGTAAGCTTTAATACAGACGAAGAAGAACTACAAGGTGCATCACCTTTTTTAATCAATGCCGATGTAAGCTACTCTCCAACAATTGGAAACTTTAAACCATCTGCCAACTTAGTATTTTCTTACTTCGCAGATAGAATTGACGCATTGGGTTCTGGACAGCTAGGTAATGTAATAGAAAAAGGTATACCAACTTTAGACTTTATTCTTAAAGGAAAACTTACTGAAAATTTGGAATTAAGTGTTGGTATTCAAAACCTATTAAATCCAACTGTTCAATACTTAAGAGAAGGCACATCGATTGGAGATGTATTAGTGACTTCTCCAAATGGTAAAGACGTTACCGATTATAAACGCGGAATCAATTCAGGCTTTAGCCTTAAATATAAATTTTAA
- a CDS encoding deoxyguanosinetriphosphate triphosphohydrolase — MNWEQLLSLKRFGDTNKRLRKEQDETRLGFEVDYDRIIFSSEFRSLQDKTQVVPLSKTDFVHTRLTHSLEVSVVGRSLGRQVGKQLLKKHPHLTNIHGYQFNDFGAIVAAAALAHDIGNPPFGHSGEKAIGAYFKEGQGQHLKKELSEKEYQDFCDFEGNANGFKILTESREGREGGLRLSYATLGAFMKYPKASLPKKPTSHIADKKYGFFQSEVETFSAIADELGLLVRDKDEKRYARHPLAYLVEAADDICYTIIDFEDGINLGLIEEEYALEYLIKLVKNTINTKKYNALKTTQDRVSYLRALAVGTLIDEAVEIFMKNEEKILAGEFETGLLDVCRYQAQISDIIDISVKNVYQSAEVVNKEIAGYKVLDGLLNVLVKVAVNSYFGKLSNYDKLIIKVLPETVKLANVSLYENIMAICLHISKLSDTNAMLLFHRLGGNSI, encoded by the coding sequence ATGAATTGGGAACAACTGCTTTCATTAAAGCGCTTTGGAGATACAAACAAACGTTTACGAAAAGAACAAGACGAAACACGTTTGGGTTTTGAAGTTGACTATGATCGTATTATTTTTTCTTCAGAATTTAGGAGTCTTCAGGATAAAACACAAGTCGTTCCTTTATCTAAAACAGATTTTGTACACACAAGGTTGACACATAGTTTAGAAGTTAGTGTTGTTGGACGTTCTTTAGGACGCCAAGTTGGTAAGCAATTATTAAAAAAACATCCGCATCTAACAAATATTCATGGTTACCAGTTTAATGATTTTGGTGCTATTGTGGCTGCAGCTGCATTGGCTCACGATATTGGAAATCCACCATTTGGACATTCCGGAGAAAAGGCGATAGGTGCTTATTTTAAGGAAGGTCAAGGACAACATTTAAAGAAAGAATTATCAGAAAAAGAATATCAAGATTTTTGTGATTTTGAAGGTAATGCTAATGGTTTTAAAATTTTAACCGAAAGTAGAGAAGGTCGCGAAGGTGGATTAAGATTAAGTTATGCCACTCTAGGTGCGTTTATGAAATACCCAAAAGCCTCTTTGCCTAAAAAGCCAACATCTCATATTGCAGATAAAAAATATGGTTTTTTTCAGAGTGAAGTTGAAACATTTTCGGCAATTGCTGATGAATTAGGATTATTAGTTAGAGATAAAGACGAAAAAAGGTATGCTAGACATCCATTGGCATATTTAGTTGAGGCTGCTGATGATATTTGTTATACAATTATTGATTTTGAAGATGGAATTAATCTAGGTTTAATTGAAGAAGAGTATGCTTTAGAATATTTAATCAAGCTCGTAAAAAACACCATAAACACCAAGAAATATAATGCCTTAAAAACTACTCAAGACCGAGTTAGTTATTTAAGAGCTTTGGCTGTAGGCACTTTAATTGACGAGGCCGTAGAAATTTTCATGAAAAATGAAGAGAAGATTTTAGCAGGTGAATTTGAAACCGGTTTGCTAGATGTGTGTAGATACCAAGCTCAAATCTCTGACATCATAGACATAAGTGTAAAAAACGTTTATCAATCTGCTGAAGTTGTTAATAAAGAGATTGCTGGTTACAAAGTTTTGGATGGTTTACTGAATGTCTTGGTTAAGGTTGCTGTAAATTCTTATTTCGGTAAATTATCTAACTATGATAAGCTAATTATCAAGGTACTTCCAGAAACCGTAAAACTTGCAAATGTATCTTTATATGAAAATATTATGGCTATTTGTTTGCATATATCTAAGTTGTCTGATACCAATGCAATGCTATTATTTCATAGATTAGGCGGAAATTCAATATAA
- a CDS encoding 1-deoxy-D-xylulose-5-phosphate synthase: MEKILLDNINYPKDLKQLSTDNLPQLAKELRDFIINIVATKEGHLGASLGVVELTIALHYVFDTPEDLLIWDVGHQAYGHKILTGRKAIFDTNRRLGGISGFPKRDESEYDTFGVGHSSTSISAALGMAIASKLSGNLNKQHIAVIGDASIASGMAFEGLNHAGVTDANLLVILNDNAIGIDPSVGALKQYLTNVKKGTQKQDNIFEALNFNYSGPIDGHDLPKLISELERLKSVKGPKFLHVITTKGKGLKQAEENQVKYHAPGKFDAKTGELITKCVADEQPPKFQDVFGQTIVELAKQNEKIVGITPAMPTGSSLKYMMEEIPERAFDVGIAEQHAVTLAAGMATQGLIPYCNIYSTFLQRAYDQIIHDVAIQNLPVIFCLDRAGLVGEDGATHHGVFDLAYLRCIPNLVIFAPRNAIELRNIMYTVQHGIDFPIAIRYPRGRDILLKWKLPFETIEIGKGICLNEGKDIAILSVGTTVNTVNNVIENNPEFENIGHYDMRFVKPLDVGLLNIVLKRYKAIISIEDGTIIGGFGSALLEFANSNNYKTKIEILGIKDQFTEHGTVNELKKVNDIDEQSLKKKLGNLILSLKI, encoded by the coding sequence GTGGAAAAAATACTTCTTGATAACATCAACTACCCAAAAGACCTCAAGCAATTATCAACAGATAATTTACCTCAACTTGCCAAAGAGTTACGTGACTTTATCATAAATATTGTTGCTACAAAAGAAGGTCATTTAGGTGCTAGTCTTGGCGTTGTAGAATTAACAATTGCATTGCACTATGTATTTGACACACCTGAAGATTTGCTCATTTGGGATGTTGGTCATCAAGCGTATGGGCATAAAATTCTAACAGGTCGTAAAGCAATTTTTGATACCAATCGCCGACTTGGAGGAATTAGCGGGTTTCCAAAACGTGATGAAAGTGAATACGATACTTTTGGCGTTGGGCACTCTTCGACATCAATTTCTGCAGCTTTAGGTATGGCAATAGCCTCAAAACTCTCTGGAAATTTAAATAAACAGCATATCGCTGTTATCGGAGATGCATCTATAGCTAGCGGAATGGCTTTTGAAGGTTTAAATCATGCTGGTGTTACAGATGCGAATTTGTTGGTGATTTTAAATGATAATGCTATTGGTATAGATCCAAGTGTTGGTGCTCTAAAGCAATACCTAACCAACGTAAAAAAAGGCACTCAAAAACAAGATAACATTTTTGAAGCTTTAAATTTTAATTATTCTGGACCAATTGACGGGCATGATTTACCAAAGTTAATTTCAGAATTAGAACGCTTAAAATCTGTAAAAGGTCCAAAGTTTCTCCATGTAATTACAACTAAAGGAAAAGGTCTAAAACAAGCCGAAGAGAATCAAGTAAAATATCATGCCCCAGGAAAATTTGATGCCAAAACTGGTGAGCTTATTACTAAATGTGTAGCTGACGAGCAACCGCCTAAATTTCAGGATGTGTTTGGCCAAACAATCGTAGAATTAGCAAAACAAAACGAAAAAATTGTTGGTATTACACCTGCAATGCCTACTGGAAGTTCCTTAAAGTATATGATGGAGGAAATTCCTGAACGTGCATTTGATGTTGGTATTGCAGAACAACATGCGGTAACATTAGCGGCTGGTATGGCAACTCAAGGTTTAATTCCTTATTGTAATATATATTCAACGTTTTTACAACGTGCATACGATCAGATTATTCATGATGTGGCAATACAAAACTTACCTGTGATTTTTTGTTTAGATCGGGCTGGTTTAGTCGGTGAAGATGGCGCAACACATCATGGCGTTTTTGACTTAGCCTATTTACGATGCATTCCTAACTTAGTGATTTTTGCACCTCGTAATGCTATTGAACTTCGAAATATAATGTATACCGTTCAACATGGAATTGACTTTCCAATTGCTATAAGATATCCTCGTGGACGTGATATTTTATTAAAATGGAAACTTCCTTTTGAAACTATTGAAATAGGAAAAGGTATCTGTCTTAATGAAGGAAAAGATATAGCCATATTATCTGTTGGCACAACAGTAAATACAGTTAATAACGTTATTGAAAATAATCCTGAATTTGAAAATATCGGGCATTACGACATGCGCTTTGTAAAACCGCTAGATGTTGGTTTACTAAATATAGTTCTCAAAAGATATAAGGCAATTATTAGCATAGAAGATGGAACTATTATTGGTGGTTTTGGTAGTGCATTATTAGAATTTGCAAATTCAAATAATTATAAAACTAAAATCGAGATTTTAGGTATTAAAGATCAATTCACAGAACACGGTACAGTAAACGAACTGAAAAAAGTTAATGACATTGATGAACAGAGTTTAAAGAAAAAACTAGGTAATTTAATCCTCAGTCTCAAAATCTAA
- a CDS encoding energy transducer TonB, which translates to MKTFYKLSIPKPCHEDWSTMTPNEKGRFCKSCTKTVVDFTKMDVNQIQDYISENKHQRICGHIKQTQLDTINIQLPETIFQQQLSFHKLFLLALLIAMGTSILSCSDKKGNIKKIETIEIVSKKVDSVETKKDVLKDPLDKKAKKPSDIPIEDYILTGKVIEIVDGLMVIEPTGEPFSYHLVDTKPRFKDTPKNLSKKDEKRYFHKSISKLVQENFNINQGNLGLSGIQRIFTHFEIDKQGKIQNIKIRGPHPVFEKEAKRVIELFPQFIPAKHNDKTASIVYNLPITFKIED; encoded by the coding sequence ATGAAAACATTCTACAAATTATCTATCCCAAAACCTTGTCATGAAGATTGGTCTACTATGACACCAAATGAAAAAGGTCGCTTTTGTAAATCATGTACCAAAACTGTAGTTGATTTTACCAAAATGGATGTGAATCAAATTCAAGATTATATCAGTGAGAATAAGCATCAACGCATTTGTGGACATATTAAGCAAACACAATTAGATACTATTAATATTCAACTTCCTGAAACTATATTTCAACAGCAATTGAGTTTTCATAAACTATTCCTATTAGCATTGTTGATTGCTATGGGAACTTCAATCTTAAGCTGTTCTGATAAAAAAGGAAATATCAAAAAAATTGAAACTATCGAGATTGTGAGTAAAAAGGTTGACTCTGTAGAAACTAAAAAGGATGTTTTGAAAGATCCACTGGATAAGAAAGCTAAGAAACCATCAGATATACCCATTGAAGATTATATTTTAACTGGTAAAGTTATTGAAATAGTAGATGGTCTAATGGTAATTGAGCCGACAGGAGAACCTTTTAGTTATCATTTAGTAGATACAAAACCGAGGTTTAAGGACACTCCAAAGAATTTATCAAAAAAAGATGAAAAAAGATATTTTCATAAAAGCATAAGTAAATTGGTACAAGAGAATTTTAATATTAATCAAGGAAATTTAGGCTTATCAGGAATTCAAAGAATCTTTACCCATTTTGAAATTGATAAACAAGGTAAAATTCAAAATATTAAAATAAGAGGACCACATCCAGTATTTGAAAAGGAAGCCAAACGTGTTATAGAATTATTTCCTCAATTTATTCCTGCAAAACACAATGATAAAACAGCTTCTATAGTTTACAATCTTCCTATAACTTTTAAAATTGAAGACTAA
- a CDS encoding nucleoside deaminase: MINPFDDTYFMKKALQEAESAFDKGEVPVGAVVVIDDKIIARSHNLTELLNDVTAHAEMQAITSAANFLGGKYLKNCTLYVTLEPCQMCAGALYWSQISKIVYGASDAQRGFKIMNTKLHPKTKVVSGILEEEASDLMKRFFIEKRNLN, from the coding sequence ATGATTAATCCATTTGACGATACATATTTTATGAAAAAAGCACTTCAAGAAGCTGAGTCTGCTTTTGATAAGGGCGAAGTACCTGTAGGAGCTGTTGTTGTCATTGACGATAAAATTATTGCGCGTTCACATAATTTGACTGAATTATTAAATGACGTTACTGCACATGCCGAAATGCAAGCTATAACATCTGCCGCTAATTTTTTGGGAGGAAAGTATCTTAAAAATTGTACATTGTATGTAACTTTAGAACCTTGTCAAATGTGTGCAGGAGCTTTGTATTGGAGTCAGATTTCTAAAATTGTTTATGGCGCAAGTGACGCACAACGTGGTTTTAAAATTATGAACACTAAATTACATCCAAAGACTAAAGTAGTTAGTGGTATTTTAGAGGAAGAAGCTTCTGACTTGATGAAACGTTTTTTTATAGAAAAAAGAAATTTGAATTGA
- a CDS encoding cold-shock protein, with the protein MTGTVKFFNDSKGFGFITNEETGKDIFVHVSNLDGVELREGDNVEYTEEEGRKGMVAANVTVL; encoded by the coding sequence ATGACTGGAACAGTTAAATTTTTCAATGATTCAAAAGGATTTGGATTCATTACAAACGAAGAAACAGGAAAAGACATCTTCGTACACGTATCAAACCTTGATGGGGTTGAACTTCGCGAAGGCGACAACGTAGAGTACACAGAAGAAGAAGGACGTAAAGGAATGGTAGCGGCTAACGTTACTGTTTTATAA
- a CDS encoding chloride channel protein, translated as MPRKSKFFKRLLIWRYKHISEKNFVFLLALIIGLLAGLVAVFIKNITYAIEAVFEKGILLSANSIYFVLPVIGLLLVYLFVKYVSKKSSEHAIPSILYALSKQNGLINKRKIYLPLITAPLTVGFGGSVGLLGPAIASASAISSSLGQLLHIDRKTRSLLIGCASAGAIASIFKSPIAAIIFAIEVFSLDLTFASLLPLLIASVSSVITSYFFLGDSVLFDFTVSEKFQIKDTLFYIALGIGTGIASIYFTKIYFGITSLFNKLKSARHKLIIGGLAIGVMLYFIPPLYGEGFGFINDLMLGNDTKAIGSSLFDDYVDNIWVVIALLFGITVFKAIAMTTTFAAGGTGGIIIPTLVMGSSLGNLFAKIINNCGLGFSVSEANFTLIGMAGLIAGVLHAPLTAIFLIAEITGGYQLFVPLMITASMAFIINKNVLDHTIYTKELLEKGELLTQDKDKSVLTLMKLDSVIEQNFVVLQPEMTLGNMLKKGVAKSSRNLFPVTDNAQNFMGIILLDDIRTVMFDQTLYDSTTVATFMNRPPEFIIYEKDSMQKVMQKFQDSDAWNLPVIKNEKYYGFVSKSKLLTAYRKELINFTS; from the coding sequence ATGCCAAGGAAATCAAAATTTTTTAAACGCTTACTCATTTGGAGATACAAACATATTTCCGAAAAGAATTTTGTGTTTTTATTGGCTTTAATCATTGGTTTATTAGCTGGTTTAGTTGCAGTCTTTATCAAAAATATAACTTATGCTATAGAAGCTGTTTTCGAAAAAGGCATACTCCTATCCGCTAACAGCATCTACTTTGTTTTACCAGTAATAGGTTTGCTTCTAGTGTATCTGTTTGTAAAATATGTCTCTAAAAAATCTAGCGAGCATGCGATTCCGTCGATATTATACGCCTTATCAAAACAAAATGGACTAATTAATAAACGAAAGATTTATCTGCCTTTAATCACAGCACCGTTAACTGTAGGATTTGGTGGTTCTGTAGGTTTACTTGGACCAGCAATAGCTTCAGCATCGGCAATAAGCTCTAGTTTAGGACAATTACTTCATATTGATAGGAAAACGCGAAGTTTATTAATAGGATGTGCTTCTGCAGGTGCCATTGCTTCTATTTTTAAATCTCCAATCGCTGCTATTATTTTTGCTATTGAAGTATTTAGTTTAGACTTAACCTTTGCTTCATTACTGCCACTTTTAATAGCTTCTGTTTCATCTGTAATTACATCGTATTTTTTTCTTGGTGATAGTGTGCTTTTTGACTTTACAGTTTCAGAAAAGTTTCAAATTAAAGATACTTTGTTTTATATCGCTTTAGGTATTGGAACAGGAATCGCTTCTATTTATTTTACCAAAATCTATTTCGGAATTACTTCGCTATTTAATAAGTTAAAATCTGCTAGACACAAACTTATTATTGGTGGTTTGGCTATTGGTGTAATGCTATATTTTATTCCGCCACTTTATGGGGAAGGTTTTGGGTTTATCAACGATTTAATGTTAGGTAACGACACTAAAGCTATAGGCTCGTCATTATTTGATGATTACGTTGATAATATTTGGGTTGTCATTGCGCTCCTTTTTGGTATTACAGTTTTTAAAGCTATTGCTATGACTACAACTTTTGCAGCTGGCGGAACTGGTGGAATTATCATTCCGACATTAGTAATGGGAAGTTCACTGGGAAACCTCTTTGCTAAGATTATAAACAATTGCGGCTTAGGTTTTTCGGTTTCAGAAGCGAATTTCACATTAATTGGTATGGCAGGATTAATAGCTGGCGTATTACATGCACCACTAACTGCCATTTTCTTAATTGCAGAAATTACTGGTGGCTACCAACTTTTTGTCCCATTAATGATTACAGCTTCAATGGCTTTTATCATAAATAAAAACGTTTTAGACCATACAATCTATACTAAAGAACTACTCGAAAAAGGTGAACTTTTGACCCAAGACAAAGACAAAAGTGTACTGACATTGATGAAGTTAGATAGTGTAATTGAACAAAATTTTGTTGTACTCCAACCAGAAATGACATTAGGTAATATGCTTAAAAAAGGTGTTGCAAAGTCTAGTAGAAACCTGTTTCCTGTCACTGATAATGCGCAAAATTTTATGGGTATAATTTTGTTAGATGATATCCGAACAGTAATGTTTGATCAGACGCTTTATGATTCTACAACAGTTGCAACTTTTATGAATCGTCCGCCAGAATTTATTATTTACGAAAAAGACAGCATGCAAAAAGTAATGCAAAAGTTTCAGGATTCTGATGCATGGAATTTACCAGTTATCAAAAATGAAAAATACTACGGATTCGTTTCAAAATCTAAATTACTTACAGCTTACCGCAAAGAATTGATTAATTTCACATCCTGA
- a CDS encoding VOC family protein has product MKIQNYFLIIFLMLGISSCKKEIKDVKQSDVSDTISNDLQLDHFNIWVENPTKAKEKLKAIGFTAVPDSLSMIHEGQGTSGRYFNFLNTYLEFIFVHDQNELEENIKKNKNLDFIERSNFQKNGASPFSIALKVKDYAVEKIPFEKIRYHQDWMAPKASIYAAKNSKLNLNEPSVFVVYPEIETKNFKTFDDLKDVIPDEVSYYRDTYNHVNGTKKVTDIIITSNNLDLNSKTIEALNGIKNLKVKNGKAHLMEIYFDNSIQGKSFDLRPELPLIIYL; this is encoded by the coding sequence ATGAAAATTCAGAATTACTTTTTAATCATTTTTTTGATGCTTGGTATCTCTTCATGTAAGAAAGAAATAAAAGATGTAAAGCAAAGCGATGTCTCTGATACCATTTCTAACGACTTACAACTTGACCATTTTAATATTTGGGTTGAAAACCCTACGAAAGCAAAAGAAAAATTAAAAGCTATTGGTTTTACTGCAGTTCCTGATTCGCTTTCAATGATTCACGAAGGACAAGGTACATCTGGACGGTATTTCAATTTTTTAAATACGTATTTGGAATTCATTTTTGTGCACGACCAAAATGAGCTTGAAGAAAATATTAAAAAAAATAAAAACCTTGATTTTATAGAACGTTCAAACTTTCAAAAAAATGGCGCTTCACCTTTTAGTATTGCATTAAAAGTAAAAGACTATGCCGTTGAAAAAATTCCATTTGAAAAAATACGCTACCATCAAGATTGGATGGCACCAAAGGCGAGTATTTACGCTGCCAAAAACTCTAAACTTAATTTAAATGAACCTTCGGTATTTGTTGTTTATCCAGAAATAGAAACGAAAAACTTTAAAACATTCGATGACCTTAAAGACGTTATCCCTGACGAAGTTTCTTATTATCGAGACACGTACAATCATGTAAATGGTACTAAAAAAGTGACTGACATTATAATCACTTCTAATAATTTAGACTTAAATTCAAAAACCATTGAAGCACTAAACGGAATTAAAAACTTAAAAGTAAAAAATGGTAAAGCACATTTAATGGAAATTTATTTTGATAATAGTATTCAAGGCAAATCTTTTGATTTAAGACCAGAATTACCATTGATTATATATTTGTAA